The Pelmatolapia mariae isolate MD_Pm_ZW linkage group LG2, Pm_UMD_F_2, whole genome shotgun sequence sequence ACGTCTGGTTATTCATGTgtataagatttaaaaaattaacTTCTTTATGAAGTTTATGATagtgtaaaaactgaaaaacagagagaactTCTCAGGTATTATGTAATTTGTTCTCTCTTTTTGGCACGTTTTCCTGAGGGACAAACAatcagaccaaaaaaaaaaaaagacatgaaaacTTAAAGATAACTTTTTTTAGATTAATACCCACATTGATATGTTTTaccttttattttctctgtggTTCTGGGGTAGTGACACCAACAGCTGAGTCACTGATAAATATTATTagttttgtatttgtcttcatTTCTTATGGAACACATTGATGTGTTTCCCATTGTTTGTGGGTGgaatttctctttgtttcacaAGTGGGTGTATCCATGCTGCTCGGCAGAAACCAAAGCAGCCTCCTCAGCCAGAGGGCTGAAAGGAGGAGCTTCAGCTACAGAGGAAAACCTTCCTGATAGACTGACTCGCTGTATTTTATCTTTAATTCTTGAGTGGAGAGTTTACTCAGACTAAATGAGTCGAAACTGTGCTGGACAACGCTCCTCAACTAGATAACAACAACCACGTGATTATTCAGTGAAGTAGAGCCTTCATTAAAAACAGGTAAGCAAAGAAAACTGCTGACATCAACAACTTCATTAACCTTGTCAGGTTGAAGTCATCATAAATGATAATTCTAACCCCTATATTTGGGAAGAGACCAAAACAGAGTTTTTAGAAAAATTGTCAATTTGTGGTTGGTTAAAATGATGATTTGTTTTCTAGCTTGACTGATAATTAATATAATGAAAGTTTCCCCATTAACACAAGGAATTTGTAGTAGCTGCTAAAACCAACACTACTAAATCTGAATCAAAGCACAAAAGCTTTGATTGGTGGAGTCAAGATTGCACATGGCTTTGAAATGACCAGAAAAAAATTGCTTTGCATCTCAATGCTTACATGCCAAATGAGCCAATTATAATGGCTgttaaacatcatgtgatcaAAAAGAACTCGGCTAAAATCTATTTTACGCACTTGTTTGTGAGATCACTGATACATATGGTCTTAGTTCATCTCCTTTATCTCTTTTGCAAATCTTCCATTTCCTCATCATGCTTCTTCACTTCATTTCTCTGCATGTCTTTGCCTCTCGCTCCAGATACACATAAATTTGTTATTGTACATTTAataattgttttatattttgaaactCAGAAATTGTCAGTTGTCAGATTTCTCCAGAGTAACTTGGTGTTTGTGTACTTGCAGCTGAATGGCACGGTGTTACTTTCGCTGGCGCAGGGTGTTAATCTGTGTGTGCACACCTTGCATCTTCCTGGCCCTGCTCTTTGTCTACGTTGGTTTCACGGTGTGTATGAGCATGAGGAGCATGGCAGCACCAGCGAGGGAAATCACGCCAAAGAGTCCTCATTTTGTGGCCAATGGAATTTTAAGAAATAAGACCTTCGCCCCACTCTCTAAAACTTTCTGGGAGAGCCAACGCCAGAAAAAAGCTTTTTGGAACCAGCTCCAGCTGGCCATTGACCACCAATTTAACCCCATCCTGCACCCACATAAAGCCAAGAGATTAATGAGGAATAGCAGCTTTGATGATTTCCTGCTGAAGAAGAGTTTCTCTGCAGTTCGCAGACTTGACAACATGACGTATGATGTTGACGAGTTACCAGAGCAGGTGCAAGACTTCACCAGGTACATGCAGATGAGAGACTACCCGGTTCTCCTCCAGCCAGGTGGAAAATGTGGAGCTCAGGGAAAAGACGAGCGGGAGGACCCTCTGCTTCTCTTCGCCATCAAAACAACAGCGGATAACTTCAACAACCGACAGGCTATTCGGCAGACCTGGGGCCAGGTGGGATGGGTGGCAGGACAGAAGATAAATGGCAGTGGCAGAGATAATGGTGGAGCCTATGTCCGCAGGGTGTTCCTGCTGGGCAAGCAAAACACCAAAGAACCGGGTGTGGATGTGTCTGAGTTACTCAAGTTGGAGAGTAAGCTCTATGGAGACATTCTGCAGTGGGACTTTGAGGATACATTTTTCAATCTCACCTTGAAGGATGTGCTCTTCTGGAGCTGGTTCTCACACTCTTGCAAGCAGACCCACTTTGTCTTCAAAGGAGATGATGACATCTTTGTCAACACACCAAAACTGATAACCTACCTCCAGATCCAGATGGAGAAGCCGCGTGTGAAGAAGAACATGCACGACTTCATGTTTGGGGACGTCATAGGAGCAGGCCCACCCAACCGAGAACTCTTTTCAAAGTACTTTATCCCACACAGCTTCTACAAAGGGTTATACCCTGCGTATGCGGGCGGGGGAGGGTTGGTGTACTCGGGTCAGTTGACCAGACGCCTGCACTTGATTTCTAAAAGAGTTCACCTGTTCCCCATCGATGACGTGTACGTAGGGATGTGCATGGTTCGGCTCAATGCCTTCCCCACGCACAACCATGCCTTCCTCATGTTTGACTTCCCCAAAAATGAAGGGAAAGACCCGTGTTCGTACCACACCATCTTAGTGATCCACAAGCGAAGCCCCAACCAGGTGGTGAAACTTTGGGCTCACTTGAAAGAGACACAGGCACAATGTCGAGATGTGCCTCTGAGAGTTGATgagaagaaggaaaacaaaataattccCACCAGTTTGTAGCCACCTTGAAATTCCTCTGGGCAGGTATACGGGCAGATATGTTGTTTAAGTTCAGTGGTCACTGAGACATAAAAACTGCATATAAAGAATAACAGGATTGCAGTAAAGGTTAAGTGGAAAAAGTACAGGCTTGGAAATGTACGAAGGAACTCCTTTAAGTAAAATTCTAACAACCATTTTTGTAAAAAGTTTTCCAAACCTTGTCCTacattaatataatataaaacaatattagTACATGAGAAGGCAAATACTATTCCAATCTAAATTCTAATTCTCATGAAAGCTTCATTctgttatgtttttaaaaataacgaTTTTGTtgcctacattgtagagggtgactttgcctcCACACCTAACCAGTAAAATGGGACAGTCAGGAGTAATTTATGTGCAGTGGCTCAGCACAGGGAAAAGAATCACAAGTCTGTAATTTCTAATGTGAGCTCCAGTAGGTTTTCTTCGTGTATAGACTGTGATCAACTGACCTGccgctctttgtggatttacacaactgGATTCAACAAGATGTAAACAATTTCACAAGCTATCTTCACCGATGTCTATCCTCTACACTAATACTATGCTGCCTTTATACTGTCAGTTGGTTGCATTCAGTTGATATAAAGTTAGAATTCGGTTAATTATTCTAAGCGTCATTAGGTTAACTTCAAATTCAGTACttgctacacttgatgtaacctaACACTGACCATGagcaccacaggccctttgCACCAGTCCAACAAAGAGCTTTACAGCGGTACCttgtttatcgcgggagttacgttctaaaaataacctgtgataggtgaaatccgcgaagtagccaactttatttgtttacatttattatagatgttttaaggctgtaaaacccctcactacacactttatacacttttctcagacaggtatgaacattttcacacttttctctctggtttaaacactctcaaagttcaaaccttcgtagaaaaataagtccagtatcatagaatgaaaccaaagatcaaaccctgttttcaggtccagaacacgggaatagagcagctgcgagagaattcaacattaatgaatcaatgttacggaagtagaggaagcaagaagaaagatctgagtaaagtttgacttatctgactgttttgtttcgctaaATGTGCCTCATAATCCGGTgtctttgacggtgcaaaacgtttcatcGACATTGtcgtgtttgttggggagaaaacttacaaacatacagtcacTGTGTCtactatttattttttcacttcaTGGGTCTATATTCTCCACTTATATTTAATAACACTGAACAATATGAATGACtagcacttttaaaaataatgtaatgcttcgcaaattattattaatgtcttttttcatttctttcatgCTCCTGTTTGTACTATGAAATGAAAATACCTCGCAGACTGGTTTGTTAAACTTTAAGCATGCAGTAATGCAAAGTTTGAATACATGCAAAATGGATATAGTAGAAAGTATGAGGGAATCAGGTGGGCTCATTGTCTTGTCTCACAAACAGCTCACAGTTCCAGTGCAATGCGATCCAGCATTTCCTTcaacatttgcattttcacataGAACTATGTATCCATAAGAGCTCAGGACTACAGcgcatgtgtgaaaacaaacagaagccaCTACACTTACTAGTGACAGTTATGAGCTGATGCTAAATGCTATCATGCTGTCAGTAATTTCTGAACAGCTAGATGAAGTACATGAGAGTACCTACTTgcccctgaacctggttctgccagaggtgtctccccagaaacacttcccttgtgcttttggaaatgagttttttcctatttctgttttcttttttcctatttccgttgtgttttgtgtgcttttgcagcgtttttcttattgctggtgttttcttaagttgcagtccattcggcctctcagggccaccgtaccatataaataaaactgaattgaattgagcgAGTTAAACGAGACAACAAGTATTCGAGTTTCAGGTTACAGCAGCTGAGCTAGTTTTGCAGTGCCAAGGctcaaaacaaaccaaacaaatgtgatatgtgtttttattgtaatatatATCTGGATTTTCATGTCTGAGTTCATAAATGATCAAGACTGAAACAATCTCATCCCATTACAAGTGGAATTAAAATCCAACTGATAGTGCACTACAGTATTAAACTTTAGGTGATAAATAAAAGAGATTGGCATTCATCCAAACACTGAGGCTAAAGCCGTCAGGCAAAGGTGGAGTTGGTTGGTGAGGAAAGTTGGTGAGGAAAAACAGGTTTGTTCTCCTCCAGTTTTGTGCACTGTCACAAAGTGGAGCGTTAAATCCAATAAAGCTCTTTCAACGGTTCATGTGTTTTCGTGAGTAAAATATGACTGCAATGTTTAATCCATGTATAGATTAGTGCACAGTGTTTCACTACATGTATTATTTGACATAATTATTGTAGGATACATTTCACGTATTTATGGGCTTTTGAAAAAACTGAGTATACAttcttatttaaaattatttttgtcaAAATACAACATAGATGCTTAGTGATTTCAGTTACTCAGTGAGAGCAAAATTGTAATGACAGGAATCATCTCTCTTCTGTTCAATGTCATGTGAGTTATGACGAAGTTTTCTCACACTTTGGGGGAAGAAATGTGTCAGCCAAAAAGGCGTGGGACTGGTTCCACTTGCAGTAGGAATTTTCTGTGCGCTGGCGACACTGTGATGTAATTTCTGAGAATCCATATATTGTAgtttttttccacagatgtGCTAGTGTGACGTCTGCACAACTTTTTCCGGAGGAGATGGCTGCTTGACTGCGCAATAATGAAATGCATTCAGGATTAAGTCTTGAATCCGGCAAGATGGAGACATGCACAGGAAGATATCGAGTCAGTGTGACATAAGCATTTTCTGCTTGGGATTTATTCCATTTCAAAAGCTTTTCAGTCATTTCACAAATTAACTTTTGCTGCTGggtaagaggaa is a genomic window containing:
- the LOC134634404 gene encoding N-acetyllactosaminide beta-1,3-N-acetylglucosaminyltransferase 2-like — protein: MARCYFRWRRVLICVCTPCIFLALLFVYVGFTVCMSMRSMAAPAREITPKSPHFVANGILRNKTFAPLSKTFWESQRQKKAFWNQLQLAIDHQFNPILHPHKAKRLMRNSSFDDFLLKKSFSAVRRLDNMTYDVDELPEQVQDFTRYMQMRDYPVLLQPGGKCGAQGKDEREDPLLLFAIKTTADNFNNRQAIRQTWGQVGWVAGQKINGSGRDNGGAYVRRVFLLGKQNTKEPGVDVSELLKLESKLYGDILQWDFEDTFFNLTLKDVLFWSWFSHSCKQTHFVFKGDDDIFVNTPKLITYLQIQMEKPRVKKNMHDFMFGDVIGAGPPNRELFSKYFIPHSFYKGLYPAYAGGGGLVYSGQLTRRLHLISKRVHLFPIDDVYVGMCMVRLNAFPTHNHAFLMFDFPKNEGKDPCSYHTILVIHKRSPNQVVKLWAHLKETQAQCRDVPLRVDEKKENKIIPTSL